A window of the Scylla paramamosain isolate STU-SP2022 chromosome 34, ASM3559412v1, whole genome shotgun sequence genome harbors these coding sequences:
- the LOC135090275 gene encoding uncharacterized protein LOC135090275 isoform X2 has product MSLFSVVRFKNQPCTGEGGAAGVCYTAQACLAGGGRAAGECADGFGVCCVTRLSCGASTSNNCSILQSPGYPATFNYPTTCTHTVTFPSNVCQIRLDVVTVDLAPPTSQGTCYDDSLTFSQDTKWGRVCGTTTDSHFYLDVDSSASTSLTLTFTTGQREYDRRWQVKATQITCDQLSMAPTGCGQYFTSPSGVIKGWNHDGIYLSGQNYAICVRKEVDMCSTTYQDSRSVLFRPICGDTLEWPFPVIGAPTTTVSCVTAAAFIASTPLTVPLQGPNYLYLVTTTDTTNDHSDATNVFYTYTQNPC; this is encoded by the exons A TGTCCCTGTTTTCTGTGGTCCGCTTCAAGAACCAGCCATGCACGGGGGAAGGCGGCGCGGCGGGTGTGTGCTATACTGCGCAGGCGTGTTTGGCGGGTGGAGGACGTGCTGCAGGGGAGTGTGCTGATGGCTTCGGGGTGTGCTGTGTTA CCAGACTCTCCTGCGGCGCCTCCACCTCCAACAACTGCTCCATCCTGCAGAGTCCAGGCTACCCCGCCACCTTCAACTACCCCACCACCTGCACCCACACCGTCACCTTCCCCTCCAACGTGTGTCAGATCAG gctGGACGTGGTGACAGTGGACCTGGCACCGCCCACATCACAAGGCACCTGCTATGACGACTCCCTCACCTTCTCGCAGGACACCAAGTGGGGGCGTGTATGTGGCACCACTACTGACTCCCACT TCTACCTGGACGTGGACTCCTCCGCCAGCAcgtccctcactctcaccttcACCACGGGCCAGAGGGAGTATGACCGCAGGTGGCAGGTGAAGGCCACGCAGATCACCTGTGACCAGCTCTCCATGG ccCCCACAGGATGCGGCCAGTACTTCACTTCTCCGTCGGGCGTCATCAAGGGTTGGAATCACGACGGCATCTACCTGTCGGGGCAAAACTATGCTATCTGCGTCaggaaggaggtggacatgtgctcg accacTTACCAGGACTCCCGCTCTGTGCTGTTTCGTCCTATATGCGGGGACACCCTTGAGTGGCCCTTCCCGGTCATCGgcgcccccaccaccaccgtatcCTGTGTCACCGCCGCTGCCTTCATTGCCTCG acgcCCCTCACGGTacccttgcaaggaccaaactACCTGTATCTTGTCACCACCACGGACACCACCAATGACCACAGTGACGCAACCAACGTCTTCTACACCTACACACAGAACCCGTGCTGA
- the LOC135090275 gene encoding uncharacterized protein LOC135090275 isoform X1, with amino-acid sequence MGISGLVMAVVVVSVLLGEGLTPRPEVPLSLTAASSSHHRFLSLFSVVRFKNQPCTGEGGAAGVCYTAQACLAGGGRAAGECADGFGVCCVTRLSCGASTSNNCSILQSPGYPATFNYPTTCTHTVTFPSNVCQIRLDVVTVDLAPPTSQGTCYDDSLTFSQDTKWGRVCGTTTDSHFYLDVDSSASTSLTLTFTTGQREYDRRWQVKATQITCDQLSMAPTGCGQYFTSPSGVIKGWNHDGIYLSGQNYAICVRKEVDMCSTTYQDSRSVLFRPICGDTLEWPFPVIGAPTTTVSCVTAAAFIASTPLTVPLQGPNYLYLVTTTDTTNDHSDATNVFYTYTQNPC; translated from the exons ATGGGAATCTCTGGTcttgtgatggcggtggtggtggtgtctgtgttATTGGGAGAAGGACTAACGCCACGTCCTGAGgtacctctctcccttaccgCAGCGTCGTCTTCGCATCACCGCTTCC TGTCCCTGTTTTCTGTGGTCCGCTTCAAGAACCAGCCATGCACGGGGGAAGGCGGCGCGGCGGGTGTGTGCTATACTGCGCAGGCGTGTTTGGCGGGTGGAGGACGTGCTGCAGGGGAGTGTGCTGATGGCTTCGGGGTGTGCTGTGTTA CCAGACTCTCCTGCGGCGCCTCCACCTCCAACAACTGCTCCATCCTGCAGAGTCCAGGCTACCCCGCCACCTTCAACTACCCCACCACCTGCACCCACACCGTCACCTTCCCCTCCAACGTGTGTCAGATCAG gctGGACGTGGTGACAGTGGACCTGGCACCGCCCACATCACAAGGCACCTGCTATGACGACTCCCTCACCTTCTCGCAGGACACCAAGTGGGGGCGTGTATGTGGCACCACTACTGACTCCCACT TCTACCTGGACGTGGACTCCTCCGCCAGCAcgtccctcactctcaccttcACCACGGGCCAGAGGGAGTATGACCGCAGGTGGCAGGTGAAGGCCACGCAGATCACCTGTGACCAGCTCTCCATGG ccCCCACAGGATGCGGCCAGTACTTCACTTCTCCGTCGGGCGTCATCAAGGGTTGGAATCACGACGGCATCTACCTGTCGGGGCAAAACTATGCTATCTGCGTCaggaaggaggtggacatgtgctcg accacTTACCAGGACTCCCGCTCTGTGCTGTTTCGTCCTATATGCGGGGACACCCTTGAGTGGCCCTTCCCGGTCATCGgcgcccccaccaccaccgtatcCTGTGTCACCGCCGCTGCCTTCATTGCCTCG acgcCCCTCACGGTacccttgcaaggaccaaactACCTGTATCTTGTCACCACCACGGACACCACCAATGACCACAGTGACGCAACCAACGTCTTCTACACCTACACACAGAACCCGTGCTGA
- the LOC135090277 gene encoding solute carrier family 22 member 2-like isoform X1 — translation MEDIRKESADSCATKRERRWQKVWDFLETFVLLIRTRRIRKITLILFCCYFITSMGYVGLSLGGDLFSSNPFIYVAISGLVEIPGATFTIPLVEQFGRRFSNMAFYLLTGACLLALPFIPTYIEWISMTLALLGKMALTAAYQVLFLHSGELFPTEVRTWGMGNSSTMARIGSVFSSFLVSVIPSSWSIAPFIILGCSCLIAAWATSLLPETRGAALYDTVAALEAAQSFKGDKEKEEEGEIQQRTTITTTTAAP, via the exons ATGGAGGATATCCGGAAGGAG TCCGCAGACAGCTGTGCCACCAAGCGGGAGAGAAGGTGGCAGAAGGTGTGGGATTTCTTGGAGACTTTCGTGCTTTTAATCAG GACAAGGAGGATACGAAAAATAACATTGATCCTGTTCTGCTGCTACTTCATCACGTCTATGGGGTACGTTGGGCTCTCATTAGGGGGGGACCTCTTCAGTTCCAATCCCTTCATTTACGTTGCGATCAGCGGCCTGGTGGAGATCCCCGGGGCCACCTTCACCATTCCTCTTGTGGAGCAGTTTGGAAGACGGTTCTCCAACATGGCCTTTTACCTCCTGACTGGGGCTTGTCTTCTTGCCCTCCCCTTCATCCCAACTT ATATTGAGTGGATCTCGATGACTCTGGCTCTCCTGGGTAAGATGGCGCTCACTGCAGCCTATCAGGTCCTCTTCCTACACAGCGGAGAGCTATTCCCGACAGAGGTGCGGACCTGGGGCATGGGGAACTCCTCCACAATGGCTCGTATAGGCTCCGTGTTCTCGTCCTTCCTCGTCAGCGTGATA CCAAGTTCGTGGAGCATCGCCCCGTTCATAATACTCGGGTGCTCGTGTCTCATCGCGGCCTGGGCCACCTCGCTGCTGCCTGAGACCCGCGGCGCCGCCCTCTACGACACCGTGGCGGCATTGGAAGCGGCGCAGTCCTTCAA AGgtgataaggagaaagaagaggagggggagatacAGCAacgcaccaccatcaccaccaccactgccgccccATAG
- the LOC135090277 gene encoding organic cation transporter protein-like isoform X2, translating into MEDIRKESADSCATKRERRWQKVWDFLETFVLLIRTRRIRKITLILFCCYFITSMGYVGLSLGGDLFSSNPFIYVAISGLVEIPGATFTIPLVEQFGRRFSNMAFYLLTGACLLALPFIPTYIEWISMTLALLGKMALTAAYQVLFLHSGELFPTEVRTWGMGNSSTMARIGSVFSSFLVSVIR; encoded by the exons ATGGAGGATATCCGGAAGGAG TCCGCAGACAGCTGTGCCACCAAGCGGGAGAGAAGGTGGCAGAAGGTGTGGGATTTCTTGGAGACTTTCGTGCTTTTAATCAG GACAAGGAGGATACGAAAAATAACATTGATCCTGTTCTGCTGCTACTTCATCACGTCTATGGGGTACGTTGGGCTCTCATTAGGGGGGGACCTCTTCAGTTCCAATCCCTTCATTTACGTTGCGATCAGCGGCCTGGTGGAGATCCCCGGGGCCACCTTCACCATTCCTCTTGTGGAGCAGTTTGGAAGACGGTTCTCCAACATGGCCTTTTACCTCCTGACTGGGGCTTGTCTTCTTGCCCTCCCCTTCATCCCAACTT ATATTGAGTGGATCTCGATGACTCTGGCTCTCCTGGGTAAGATGGCGCTCACTGCAGCCTATCAGGTCCTCTTCCTACACAGCGGAGAGCTATTCCCGACAGAGGTGCGGACCTGGGGCATGGGGAACTCCTCCACAATGGCTCGTATAGGCTCCGTGTTCTCGTCCTTCCTCGTCAGCGTGATA AGgtga
- the LOC135090278 gene encoding solute carrier family 22 member 20-like: protein MANNSRSVKQQAKTVLSLVAALGKMTRTDKQFDDLLASLKTRRWNLCILVLVSLFFMELPMFVFSGAFAVPNIPHTCIAATSEGPTPEEHPSTSPTSASSDPANRTLGLAGDDESCSLPGGSSGSCTSWVFNNTVYGRTLTSEFQMVCDRKSLRGLYSSAYFIGGIFGSSLGGWLSDRFGRKKTMSLGIVGYQTTAIILPWLPILTPVFVLRFIMGFLHPCMVQSSFTLVMEVF, encoded by the exons ATGGCGAACAATAGTAGAAGTGTGAAGCAGCAAGCGAAGACCGTCCTCAGTCTCGTCGCGGCTCTCGGCAAGATGACACGGACAGATAAGCAGTTTGACGATCTCTTGGCCTCCTTGAAAACCCGAAGATGGAACCTGTGCATTCTGGTCCTGGTTAGCCtgt TCTTCATGGAGCTGCCTATGTTCGTGTTCTCTGGAGCCTTTGCCGTGCCCAACATCCCCCACACCTGCATTGCCGCCACATCTGAAGGTCCCACGCCTGAAGAGCATCCCAGCACCTCCCCTACATCTGCCTCGTCTGATCCGGCTAATAGAACCCTGGGCTTGGCTGGTGATGatga GTCGTGCTCGCTACCAGGGGGTTCATCTGGGTCGTGCACCAGCTGGGTCTTCAACAACACCGTGTACGGCCGCACTCTGACCtccgag TTCCAGATGGTGTGTGACAGAAAGTCCCTGCGAGGGCTGTACAGCAGTGCCTACTTCATCGGCGGCATCTTTGGCTCGTCCCTGGGCGGTTGGTTGTCAGACAGGT TTGGCCGCAAGAAGACAATGAGTCTGGGGATCGTGGGGTACCAGACCACCGCCATCATTCTGCCGTGGCTGCCCATCCTGACTCCTGTCTTTGTTCTTCGCTTCATCATGGGCTTCCTGCACCCCTGTATGGTTCAGTCCAGCTTCACGCTAG TGATGGAGGTGTTTTGA